In Thalassophryne amazonica chromosome 4, fThaAma1.1, whole genome shotgun sequence, a genomic segment contains:
- the LOC117508996 gene encoding odorant receptor 131-2-like: protein MIVTIFKNDCFHAVACYILFTVILHSDSFILLMNDILMILMQSQITIPVWLCVIICIVTVMYMLVTPLTLTAMILERYVAICMPLRYEELCSTHRSVHCILIIHTLSLFPCMVDYSIFFASVEQNVYKQQQLCSLQTFIIHRGQGHLKSALHQFYFLVMCIVIAFCYFKILKVAKTAAGEDKESTSKALRTVALHAFQLLLCLIQLWSPFIEAAVFHIDLKMFVTVRFINYFCSNITPRCLSSLISGFRDDKLFHVLKKNMFFLQKLKE, encoded by the exons ATGATTGTaaccatttttaaaaatgactgcTTTCATGCAGTTGCATGTTACATCTTGTTTACCGTCATTTTACATTCTGATAGTTTCATTTTACTAATGAATGATATCTTGATGATTTTAATGCAGTCCCAGATAACCATTCCAGTTTGGCTATGTGTCATTATTTGTATTGTGACAGTTATGTACATGTTAGTCACACCTCTAACACTGACAGCGATGATTCTGGAGCGATATGTGGCCATCTGCATGCCCCTGCGATACGAAGAGCTGTGCTCGACACACCGCTCTGTGCACTGTATCCTCATTATTCACACTCTCAGCTTATTCCCCTGCATGGttgattattccatattttttgcatcaGTTGAACAAAATGTCTATAAGCAACAGCAGTTATGTTCCCTGCAGACATTCATTATTCACAGGGGACAGGGTCACCTTAAGTCAGCGTTACATCAGTTCTACTTTTTGGTCATGTGTATTGTTATTGCATTCTGCTATTTTAAAATCTTGAAAGTAGCCAAAACTGCAGCAGGAGAGGATAAAGAATCAACAAGTAAAGCTCTCAGAACAGTGGCTCTTCATGCTTTCCAGCTGCTCCTCTGCCTCATCCAGCTGTGGAGCCcgttca tagaagctgcAGTGTTTCATATTGACTTAAAGATGTTTGTCACTGTGAGGTTTATTAACTATTTCTGCTCTAATATTACTCCAAGGTGTCTCAGTTCACTTATTTCTGGATTTAGGGATGACAAATTATTTCATGTACTTaagaaaaacatgtttttcttGCAGAAATTAAAAGAATAA